The following are encoded in a window of Ensifer adhaerens genomic DNA:
- a CDS encoding M20/M25/M40 family metallo-hydrolase, protein MTLPDHIKIEAKRDLTDLVAIPSVSARVEGLDACADKVAALLADAGFQTAIEPGDVGPFVTGEIGEGPFTLVIYNHYDVQPEEPINLWTAPPFSLTERHGALFGRGAADDKGEFVSRIAGWRLFRERHPGPLPFRLIWIVEGEEEIGSPSLVRFLEKRYAGLQADLCWWEFGEVDIRGRPVVLMGFKGVLAIELSVRTARADLHSSLGAIFDNPLWRLASAVASMRDAAGRVLIKGFYEGIEPDRATRELAASPPFALEDLMAATGGQKLLGAVTPSNFYEHLNFEPCLNVNGIHGGYEGAGTKTVLPATATAKLDFRLVPGQNPKAVADLVRLHLDDNGFDDIELIVHDAEVLGVRSDPSHWAVKLGAKLLEKWFGQPAILQPSSAASGLAHPFVHQLGATLFGAGITHHGAMLHSPDENILIDQFHQMIGFSADFFSALASQCGSVADVGYQQRETGS, encoded by the coding sequence ATGACACTCCCAGACCATATCAAGATCGAAGCGAAGCGAGACCTGACGGACCTCGTCGCGATCCCTTCCGTCAGCGCCCGAGTTGAAGGCCTCGATGCGTGCGCCGATAAGGTTGCCGCTCTTCTCGCCGACGCCGGCTTCCAAACTGCAATCGAGCCAGGGGACGTCGGTCCGTTCGTAACCGGAGAAATCGGTGAGGGCCCCTTCACACTGGTGATCTACAACCACTACGACGTTCAGCCTGAAGAGCCTATCAATCTTTGGACGGCACCGCCCTTCAGCCTGACGGAGCGCCACGGCGCGCTCTTCGGCCGCGGTGCGGCAGACGACAAGGGCGAATTCGTCAGCCGCATTGCCGGATGGCGCCTATTCCGGGAACGACACCCCGGCCCCTTACCCTTCCGCCTGATCTGGATCGTCGAGGGCGAAGAGGAAATCGGAAGTCCTTCGCTCGTACGCTTCCTTGAGAAACGTTATGCAGGCCTTCAAGCTGACCTCTGCTGGTGGGAATTCGGGGAGGTCGATATACGCGGCCGACCGGTGGTCCTCATGGGCTTCAAGGGCGTGTTGGCGATCGAGCTGAGCGTTCGCACCGCACGCGCTGATCTGCATTCCAGTCTCGGCGCCATATTCGATAATCCCCTATGGCGGCTGGCCTCTGCTGTCGCTTCCATGCGCGATGCAGCCGGCCGTGTCCTGATCAAAGGCTTCTACGAAGGCATCGAGCCCGATCGAGCGACGAGAGAACTTGCCGCTTCGCCCCCGTTTGCGCTGGAAGATTTAATGGCGGCAACCGGGGGGCAAAAGCTTCTTGGCGCCGTGACGCCATCCAACTTCTACGAGCACCTCAACTTCGAACCCTGCCTGAACGTCAACGGTATCCATGGCGGATACGAGGGAGCTGGCACGAAGACGGTTCTGCCGGCGACCGCGACCGCCAAGCTCGATTTTCGTCTCGTCCCTGGACAGAACCCCAAAGCCGTCGCTGACCTGGTACGCCTGCACCTGGACGACAACGGCTTTGACGATATCGAGCTGATCGTTCACGACGCCGAGGTCTTGGGTGTTCGCAGCGATCCGTCGCATTGGGCCGTCAAGCTCGGGGCGAAGTTGCTGGAAAAGTGGTTCGGCCAGCCTGCCATCCTTCAGCCGAGTTCGGCAGCCTCGGGGCTTGCGCACCCCTTCGTGCATCAGCTCGGCGCCACGCTTTTCGGTGCGGGCATCACGCACCATGGCGCAATGTTGCACTCTCCCGATGAGAACATCCTCATCGACCAGTTCCACCAGATGATCGGCTTCTCCGCAGACTTCTTCTCCGCGCTCGCCAGCCAGTGCGGATCGGTGGCAGACGTTGGTTACCAGCAACGCGAGACCGGGTCATGA
- a CDS encoding transporter substrate-binding domain-containing protein gives MKKLLAVMTISLAASVASAQDLRVGTSADYPPWESVDAAGEVVGFDRDVGNEICKRIEANCTWQNQAYDGLLPGLQVGKFNLVISGVSINEERAQKVDFSVAYADAPNAMVVAAGSLVAEAKSAKDLQDKLAKVAIGVQTGTTHEQVVRAHFPDADVRVYDRPDQIADDVVAGRIDAGLMERSALEPLVKDRGADKLVYAGPLLTSADFPEFGKGQGVAIAKGNTELAAKVDEAVSAMLADGTIKTISEKWFGYDISKK, from the coding sequence ATGAAGAAATTGCTTGCCGTGATGACGATTTCGCTGGCAGCGAGTGTCGCCAGTGCGCAAGATCTGCGGGTCGGCACGAGCGCAGATTATCCGCCGTGGGAGTCCGTCGATGCCGCCGGCGAGGTCGTCGGTTTCGACCGCGACGTCGGTAACGAAATCTGCAAGCGCATCGAGGCGAATTGTACATGGCAGAACCAGGCCTATGACGGTCTGCTGCCCGGCCTGCAGGTCGGTAAGTTCAACCTGGTGATCTCGGGCGTTTCAATCAACGAGGAACGGGCGCAGAAGGTCGACTTTTCCGTCGCCTACGCGGACGCCCCAAACGCGATGGTCGTTGCCGCGGGCAGCCTGGTTGCCGAGGCGAAGTCCGCCAAGGATCTGCAGGACAAGCTTGCGAAGGTCGCGATCGGCGTGCAGACCGGCACAACCCATGAGCAGGTGGTTCGCGCCCATTTCCCGGATGCGGACGTGCGCGTCTATGACCGCCCGGACCAGATTGCCGACGACGTTGTCGCCGGACGCATCGATGCCGGCCTGATGGAGCGATCCGCACTGGAGCCGCTTGTGAAGGATCGTGGCGCTGACAAGCTGGTCTATGCCGGCCCGCTCCTGACCAGCGCGGACTTCCCCGAATTCGGCAAGGGACAGGGCGTCGCCATCGCCAAAGGCAACACGGAACTCGCCGCCAAGGTTGACGAGGCCGTGTCAGCGATGCTCGCCGACGGCACGATCAAGACAATCTCCGAAAAGTGGTTCGGCTACGACATTTCCAAGAAATGA
- a CDS encoding aminotransferase, whose amino-acid sequence MKIRNFGVEIWMNRYETRCDWNIAETCVESLTVAELLEMAGKTDTILSELLPMKLTYGAIEGSERLRRLVAGLYEKQSAENVVVTHGAIGANALVHATLVEAGDRVISVLPTYQQHYSIPESYGADVQILKLTEKTGFLPDLEELKRLATPGTKLIAINNPNNPTGSLMDRAYLEKVVEIARACGAWILCDEVYRGTDQEGDGMTASIADLYEKGISTASMSKTFALAGLRLGWIVAPVELIHAVSVHRDYNTISVGMLDDHFAAIALENRDKILARSQAITRTNLALLSDWVENEPLISWIKPKSGTTALLKYDLPISSEEFCIRLLERTGVMLTPGSAMDMEGYVRIGFTNNGTTLQEGLKRMSEFLKGYQTAAA is encoded by the coding sequence ATGAAGATTCGTAATTTCGGCGTCGAGATCTGGATGAACCGCTATGAAACCAGGTGCGACTGGAACATCGCCGAGACCTGCGTCGAGTCGCTGACAGTCGCTGAACTTTTGGAGATGGCCGGCAAGACCGACACGATCCTCTCCGAGCTTCTGCCCATGAAGCTAACCTACGGCGCCATCGAAGGCAGCGAACGCCTCCGCAGGCTGGTTGCCGGCCTCTACGAAAAGCAAAGTGCAGAAAATGTCGTGGTCACGCACGGCGCCATCGGTGCGAATGCCCTGGTGCACGCAACACTGGTCGAAGCGGGTGACCGTGTGATCTCGGTCCTGCCGACCTACCAGCAGCACTATTCCATCCCGGAAAGCTACGGCGCCGACGTACAGATCCTCAAGCTCACGGAAAAGACTGGCTTCCTGCCAGACCTGGAAGAGCTGAAGCGCCTTGCAACACCGGGCACGAAACTCATCGCCATCAACAATCCGAACAATCCGACGGGCTCGCTGATGGATCGCGCCTATCTGGAGAAAGTCGTCGAGATTGCCCGCGCCTGCGGCGCGTGGATCCTGTGTGACGAGGTCTATCGCGGTACGGACCAGGAAGGCGACGGAATGACGGCGTCGATCGCCGACCTCTATGAGAAAGGCATCAGCACCGCGAGCATGTCCAAGACTTTCGCGCTTGCCGGCCTGCGCCTTGGATGGATCGTCGCTCCTGTAGAATTGATCCATGCTGTCTCCGTCCATCGCGACTACAACACGATCAGCGTCGGCATGCTGGACGATCATTTCGCAGCCATTGCACTGGAGAACCGCGACAAGATTCTTGCGCGCAGCCAGGCGATCACGCGCACCAACCTCGCCTTGCTTTCCGACTGGGTCGAGAACGAGCCGTTGATCTCGTGGATCAAACCGAAATCCGGCACCACGGCACTCCTCAAGTACGATCTGCCCATTTCCTCGGAAGAGTTCTGCATCCGGCTTCTGGAACGTACCGGCGTCATGCTGACGCCTGGCAGCGCGATGGACATGGAAGGGTACGTCCGGATCGGCTTCACCAACAACGGCACCACCCTTCAGGAAGGCCTGAAGCGCATGTCCGAATTTCTTAAGGGCTATCAAACCGCGGCCGCGTGA
- a CDS encoding ornithine cyclodeaminase family protein, whose translation MQKLVVLNDEDITRLLPRTDVRAALERMFIALADGRAVQPPQTLSLFPAGGGDFITYPGVLGSDGVFGTKLSPYIPGTNGATVTAWTLLMSMETGKPLLLCDSKRLTTERTAATTAIAADLLASREAKILTIIGTGEIGLAHLRHAASIRPWQEIRLCSPDIANRHGLPVQLESGCPVTTSTYTDTAAAGADVVMLCTSSGTPVIDASRFGAGVLVTSISTNVANAHEIAPDTLNRFDVYCDYRATTPAAAGEMKLAAERGQWSTDRLVGDLPELLSGRATARDTGRPAFFRSIGLGLEDIATASALLSAARS comes from the coding sequence ATGCAGAAATTGGTCGTACTCAACGACGAAGATATCACTCGATTGTTGCCCCGGACAGATGTTCGCGCAGCCCTGGAGCGTATGTTCATCGCGCTTGCCGATGGACGGGCTGTGCAGCCGCCACAGACGTTGAGCCTGTTCCCGGCCGGCGGCGGAGACTTCATCACCTATCCAGGCGTTCTTGGAAGCGATGGTGTCTTTGGCACGAAGCTGTCGCCCTATATCCCCGGCACGAATGGGGCGACCGTTACCGCCTGGACGCTTCTGATGTCGATGGAGACCGGGAAGCCGCTGCTCCTGTGTGATTCCAAACGCCTGACGACCGAACGAACGGCCGCGACCACCGCGATTGCCGCCGATCTGCTCGCCTCGAGGGAGGCAAAGATCCTGACGATCATCGGCACAGGCGAAATCGGCCTCGCGCATCTTCGGCATGCCGCATCGATCCGTCCGTGGCAGGAAATTCGTCTGTGCTCTCCGGATATTGCCAACCGGCACGGTCTTCCGGTGCAGCTCGAATCTGGCTGCCCGGTGACGACATCCACCTATACCGATACGGCCGCGGCCGGCGCCGACGTGGTCATGCTATGCACCTCGTCCGGCACACCGGTCATCGACGCGTCGAGGTTCGGCGCGGGCGTACTCGTCACATCCATCAGCACCAATGTCGCCAACGCCCACGAGATCGCCCCCGACACGCTCAATCGGTTCGATGTCTATTGCGACTATCGGGCCACCACGCCGGCTGCGGCCGGCGAAATGAAACTTGCCGCGGAACGTGGCCAGTGGAGCACAGATCGCCTTGTTGGCGACCTGCCCGAACTATTGTCGGGCCGAGCGACTGCCCGGGACACTGGCCGTCCAGCTTTCTTCCGTTCGATCGGGCTCGGGCTCGAAGACATAGCAACCGCCAGCGCCCTGCTTTCCGCAGCACGCAGCTAA
- a CDS encoding helix-turn-helix domain-containing protein, producing MSNILHSQDRADVLAHVSGNLRRLRLASGLSQTALADASGISRRMIAAVESGDANISLSSLDKLATAMGVDFVELVRDPSRETRAEINEVTWRGSQPASAAMLLCSAPASRETQMWLWTLGPGDSYVAEPDPEGWHEMLFVVEGALRLIQSGEAQDYATGEFVTYSTAQHYSYCNVGKKTVRFIRNVVS from the coding sequence ATGAGCAATATATTGCACAGTCAAGACCGGGCCGATGTGTTGGCCCACGTTTCCGGAAACCTCCGCCGTTTAAGGCTCGCCTCGGGCCTGAGCCAAACGGCGCTGGCAGATGCATCCGGTATCAGCCGGCGGATGATCGCGGCGGTCGAGAGCGGCGACGCGAACATCAGCCTTTCCAGCCTCGATAAATTGGCGACCGCGATGGGCGTAGACTTCGTCGAGTTGGTGCGCGATCCATCGAGGGAGACGCGCGCCGAGATCAACGAGGTCACCTGGCGCGGAAGTCAACCGGCGAGCGCCGCGATGCTGCTTTGTTCGGCGCCCGCCTCGCGGGAAACACAGATGTGGCTGTGGACCCTCGGCCCGGGCGACAGCTACGTGGCCGAGCCAGACCCCGAAGGATGGCACGAGATGCTTTTCGTTGTCGAAGGAGCGCTGCGTTTGATCCAATCGGGCGAGGCGCAGGACTATGCCACGGGCGAGTTTGTCACTTACAGCACGGCCCAGCATTATTCGTACTGCAACGTCGGAAAGAAGACCGTCCGCTTCATTCGCAACGTCGTCTCGTAG
- a CDS encoding PLP-dependent aminotransferase family protein produces the protein MVVREKSGGPTLQEQLFIQLRRLIVNGQLARGARLPASRSIATDLAISRNTVNMAYDRLAAEGYIKRRPSSGFYVEESLPEDSVRPGGERSLPPSSLPVALSARGREASVRHWSWSRQDKFDLSPGMPALDIFPYKQFGKIAANYWRRFTVSDLGYGEGGGLAALRQQLAIYLSEARGIRCEADQIIVVGSTLQAANLVAHVLLDAGDVVGVEDPAYATLLSTLHSAGLRLSPVPVSRDGLNADDIAHRAADARMILVSPVGQFPAGATMSEAAIERLLAWANTSQRWIFEDDFNSEIRWRGTPLVPLAARKGGERVIHVSSFNRVLAPGLRLAYLVVPRELITSFTAVQDSLSCYAPLTHQHTVADFMASGELASHIRRTRALYRDRATAMIASLKEKLGDVFDVPELDAGLHLTLTAREPFDDVELSRLLRGAWIDTPPLSSYCIERKDLFGLVAGFGNLSTERLAGPVQRMELVTRRFLEKAGKSS, from the coding sequence ATGGTCGTTCGAGAAAAGTCCGGTGGGCCGACGTTGCAGGAGCAGCTCTTCATCCAGTTGCGCCGGCTGATCGTCAACGGACAGCTTGCGCGCGGCGCCCGATTGCCGGCCAGCCGGTCGATAGCGACCGATCTCGCGATATCGAGAAACACGGTCAACATGGCCTATGATCGCTTGGCGGCCGAGGGCTATATCAAGCGTCGCCCGAGTTCCGGCTTCTACGTGGAAGAGAGCCTTCCAGAAGACTCGGTGCGGCCTGGAGGAGAAAGAAGCCTGCCGCCTTCGAGTTTACCGGTTGCGCTGTCTGCACGGGGGAGAGAGGCATCGGTACGGCATTGGAGTTGGTCGCGCCAGGACAAGTTCGATCTCAGTCCTGGCATGCCGGCGCTGGATATCTTCCCCTACAAGCAGTTCGGCAAGATCGCCGCCAACTATTGGCGACGCTTCACGGTTTCTGACCTCGGGTATGGCGAAGGCGGCGGCCTGGCGGCGCTTCGCCAACAACTCGCCATCTATCTTAGCGAGGCGCGCGGTATCCGATGCGAGGCTGACCAAATTATCGTCGTGGGAAGCACGCTTCAGGCTGCCAATCTCGTCGCGCATGTTCTTCTCGACGCCGGTGACGTTGTCGGCGTCGAGGACCCGGCCTACGCGACGCTCTTGTCCACTCTGCATTCGGCTGGGCTTCGGCTCTCACCCGTGCCCGTTTCTCGTGACGGACTGAACGCTGACGACATCGCGCATCGTGCCGCGGATGCCCGGATGATCCTGGTTTCGCCGGTCGGCCAGTTTCCCGCGGGTGCAACCATGTCGGAAGCTGCGATTGAACGGCTTCTCGCCTGGGCCAATACGTCGCAGCGCTGGATATTCGAGGACGACTTCAACAGCGAGATCAGATGGCGCGGTACGCCGCTCGTGCCGCTCGCCGCGCGCAAGGGTGGCGAGCGGGTCATCCATGTCAGCTCCTTCAATCGTGTGCTCGCCCCTGGGCTGCGGCTTGCTTATCTCGTCGTGCCGCGCGAGCTGATCACCTCGTTCACGGCAGTGCAAGACAGCCTTTCCTGCTATGCGCCGCTGACGCACCAGCATACGGTCGCCGACTTCATGGCGAGCGGAGAACTCGCATCTCATATCCGGCGCACGCGCGCCCTCTACAGGGATCGTGCCACCGCGATGATCGCGTCCCTGAAAGAAAAGCTGGGCGACGTGTTCGATGTGCCGGAACTGGACGCTGGTCTCCATTTGACGCTTACGGCGCGCGAACCCTTCGACGACGTCGAGCTTTCACGGCTCTTGCGCGGAGCATGGATCGACACCCCACCGCTCTCTTCCTATTGCATTGAGCGGAAGGATCTTTTTGGTCTCGTAGCGGGATTTGGAAATCTCTCCACCGAGCGGCTGGCCGGGCCGGTTCAGCGGATGGAGCTTGTCACGAGGCGGTTTCTGGAGAAAGCCGGCAAATCTTCCTGA
- a CDS encoding transporter substrate-binding domain-containing protein, translating into MKKIIVFTFAGLLLGATSSRAATLKVAADCTYPPFGYQDANGEIKGFDVDVARAIGRQIGSEVEIICQAWDGMIPGLLAGKYDLISASMSITEERLQSINFSVPYRSSAARFVGLKTLDAKPVTEAGEPNPEGVAGKTIGLQRSSTYAKYIAEKYPQATVSEYDKVDNMILDLQAGRVDLIFAGPIKLDNDFLSKPEGKDYGFVGPEIDDVSYFGAGIGIGIRKADEDLLKNVDGALTAMFKDGNFKAINDKYWSFSVLPASAK; encoded by the coding sequence ATGAAAAAGATCATCGTATTCACCTTCGCCGGCCTTTTGCTCGGCGCGACGTCGTCGCGGGCCGCGACGCTGAAAGTGGCAGCCGACTGCACCTATCCCCCGTTCGGATATCAGGACGCGAACGGAGAAATCAAAGGCTTCGACGTCGATGTCGCGCGTGCCATAGGCAGGCAGATTGGCAGTGAGGTCGAAATCATCTGCCAGGCCTGGGACGGCATGATCCCCGGCCTGCTCGCCGGAAAGTACGACCTGATCTCCGCATCGATGTCCATCACCGAGGAGCGGCTGCAGAGTATCAATTTCTCCGTTCCCTACCGCTCGTCGGCCGCCCGGTTCGTCGGACTAAAGACCTTGGATGCCAAGCCGGTGACGGAGGCAGGCGAGCCGAACCCGGAAGGCGTTGCCGGTAAGACCATCGGCCTCCAGCGCTCGTCGACCTATGCGAAGTACATTGCAGAGAAGTATCCGCAGGCGACCGTGTCCGAGTATGACAAGGTCGACAACATGATCCTCGATCTTCAGGCCGGCCGCGTCGATCTCATTTTTGCTGGCCCCATCAAGCTCGACAACGATTTCCTCAGCAAGCCGGAAGGCAAGGACTACGGTTTCGTCGGTCCGGAAATCGACGACGTATCCTACTTCGGCGCCGGTATCGGTATCGGCATCCGCAAGGCCGACGAAGATCTTCTGAAGAATGTCGATGGTGCGCTGACCGCCATGTTCAAGGATGGCAACTTCAAGGCGATCAACGACAAATACTGGTCGTTCAGCGTCCTTCCGGCCTCCGCAAAATAA
- a CDS encoding ABC transporter permease, with protein MDLLQGWGDEIAHGTLLTMKVAVLSLLVGLCWGMLGALAQMSPNRAVASLGRGFSLVMRGTPELLVILIVYFGGTVALTKAVNLFVADFGFVEVPPLQAGVFALSLVFGGYAAEVLRGAWQSVPSGVIEAGHSLGLGWFVMFAKIRLPLLMRFALPGLGNNWISLIKDTSLISIVGLHELTGLSQMATSVTRQPFTFYMTAALIYLTLTLANTRLIAWFEGRLMRGERRSPA; from the coding sequence ATGGATCTATTGCAGGGATGGGGTGACGAGATCGCCCACGGCACCCTTTTGACCATGAAAGTGGCAGTCCTCTCGCTGCTCGTCGGCCTGTGCTGGGGCATGCTGGGCGCGTTGGCGCAGATGTCACCGAACCGGGCCGTGGCATCCCTTGGCCGTGGCTTCAGCCTGGTGATGCGAGGTACCCCCGAACTGTTGGTCATCCTGATCGTGTACTTCGGCGGCACGGTGGCGCTGACGAAAGCGGTCAACCTCTTCGTCGCGGATTTCGGCTTCGTCGAGGTGCCGCCTCTCCAGGCTGGCGTCTTCGCGCTCAGCCTCGTCTTCGGTGGCTATGCTGCCGAAGTCCTGCGCGGTGCGTGGCAATCCGTTCCGAGCGGAGTGATCGAGGCGGGGCACTCGCTTGGCCTCGGGTGGTTCGTCATGTTCGCCAAGATCCGTCTGCCGCTGCTCATGCGCTTTGCATTGCCAGGCCTTGGCAACAACTGGATTTCGCTGATCAAGGATACCTCGCTGATCTCGATCGTCGGTTTGCATGAACTGACGGGCTTGTCGCAGATGGCCACTTCGGTCACCCGCCAGCCCTTCACCTTCTATATGACGGCCGCCCTGATTTACCTGACTCTGACATTGGCAAACACGCGCCTCATCGCCTGGTTCGAAGGACGGTTGATGCGCGGCGAGAGGAGGTCCCCAGCATGA
- a CDS encoding inositol monophosphatase family protein gives MLDQPLQLFSSFASEIADVARQIVRTAAAGPRRPVAKSDSSPVTETDRAVEQSLRERIADRFPRHGVLGEEFGAEGLGEEFVWVIDPIDGTKAFVGGLAVYGTLISLTHGGTPVLGLIDNPVTGDRWLGLSGRATTLNGVAIRTASTALLSEAFMANGNPEPFQQNEKDGVERLRLSTRWCVYGGSCMAYGRVADGSIDISIDGGLDPYDYCDPCPGGDGCGRMYHGLAGSAAHADFRQSVPRGRQRSLASPSPRNAELMQL, from the coding sequence ATGCTTGACCAGCCGCTTCAGCTTTTTTCCAGTTTCGCCAGCGAGATCGCCGATGTTGCGCGGCAGATCGTGCGCACTGCTGCGGCCGGCCCGCGCCGCCCCGTTGCGAAATCGGATTCGAGCCCGGTGACGGAAACGGATCGCGCGGTCGAGCAGTCGCTGCGCGAACGCATCGCAGACCGCTTCCCCCGCCATGGGGTACTCGGGGAGGAGTTTGGCGCCGAGGGTTTGGGGGAGGAGTTCGTCTGGGTCATCGATCCTATTGACGGCACTAAGGCTTTCGTCGGCGGACTTGCTGTCTATGGCACGTTGATTTCATTGACGCATGGCGGGACGCCGGTCCTCGGACTGATCGACAATCCTGTCACCGGCGACCGCTGGCTGGGACTGTCAGGGCGCGCGACGACCCTCAACGGTGTTGCCATCCGGACCGCATCGACTGCTCTCCTTTCGGAGGCTTTCATGGCCAACGGCAATCCGGAGCCGTTCCAGCAAAACGAGAAGGATGGCGTTGAACGCCTGCGCCTATCTACGCGGTGGTGCGTCTATGGGGGGAGCTGCATGGCCTATGGCCGCGTCGCGGACGGCAGCATCGACATCAGCATCGATGGAGGGCTCGATCCCTACGACTATTGCGACCCTTGTCCCGGTGGTGACGGGTGCGGGCGGATGTATCACGGACTGGCAGGGTCGGCCGCTCACGCTGACTTCCGGCAATCTGTGCCTCGCGGCCGCCAACGAAGCCTTGCATCGCCAAGTCCTCGAAACGCTGAATTGATGCAGCTCTGA
- a CDS encoding cupin domain-containing protein codes for MKIMHSIAIAAAAASISFALGGVAQAQELKRTGLVQSDISVPGKEALQVRVDFPPKAASINHKHPGEEIAYVLKGALEYTLEGQKPVTLKAGEALFIPAGVAHIATNVGDGEASELATYIVAKDTPLVVPLK; via the coding sequence ATGAAAATTATGCATAGCATCGCGATCGCTGCCGCGGCGGCTTCAATCAGTTTCGCGCTGGGCGGCGTTGCCCAGGCCCAGGAACTCAAACGGACTGGTCTGGTTCAAAGCGATATCAGCGTGCCGGGCAAGGAAGCGCTTCAGGTCCGGGTAGATTTCCCGCCAAAGGCTGCATCTATCAATCATAAACATCCCGGCGAAGAAATTGCATATGTGCTCAAAGGTGCGCTTGAGTACACGCTCGAGGGTCAGAAGCCGGTAACGCTGAAGGCCGGTGAAGCCCTTTTCATTCCGGCGGGTGTTGCGCACATCGCCACGAATGTTGGCGATGGCGAGGCGTCGGAGCTTGCGACTTACATCGTCGCGAAGGACACGCCTCTTGTTGTCCCGCTGAAATAA
- a CDS encoding intradiol ring-cleavage dioxygenase — MTLLVAKSGNIRPSSAQRTRNDLGFRVWRYSAMPTRRHFLISFVATPIVLPRLGHAAGGSVELPLTANCGDDDDLTPAQTEGPYFTPESPEKKDFASDSPGGERMTLVGYVLTKDCQPVEKALIELWHADETGTYDNNGYKLRGHQFTDAEGKWWFETIVPGLYPGRTRHYHVKVQRPGGNVLTTQLYFADEPDNRRDRIFNADLLLDIKTTSDGKFGRYDFIVA; from the coding sequence ATGACGTTGTTGGTCGCGAAATCTGGTAATATCCGCCCCAGTTCTGCCCAACGGACCCGCAACGATCTTGGCTTCCGTGTTTGGAGATATAGCGCCATGCCGACCCGGCGACATTTCCTTATCAGCTTCGTCGCCACGCCGATTGTTCTGCCGAGACTCGGCCATGCAGCCGGCGGTTCCGTGGAGTTGCCGCTTACGGCCAATTGCGGTGATGACGACGATCTGACGCCGGCTCAGACCGAAGGCCCGTATTTCACACCGGAGAGCCCTGAAAAAAAGGACTTCGCCAGCGATTCACCGGGCGGTGAAAGAATGACACTTGTTGGCTACGTGTTAACCAAGGACTGCCAGCCGGTAGAAAAAGCGTTGATCGAGTTATGGCATGCCGATGAGACCGGCACCTACGACAACAACGGATACAAACTCCGCGGACATCAATTCACGGACGCAGAAGGCAAATGGTGGTTCGAGACGATCGTGCCTGGGCTCTATCCTGGCCGCACCCGGCATTACCACGTGAAAGTCCAAAGGCCGGGCGGGAACGTGCTGACGACGCAGCTGTATTTTGCCGATGAGCCGGACAATAGGCGTGACCGCATATTCAATGCAGACCTGTTGCTCGACATCAAAACCACGAGCGACGGAAAATTCGGCCGCTACGATTTCATAGTGGCGTAA
- a CDS encoding DUF1515 family protein, with protein MNQLVDRVGHLEASAITIGEEVSEMKLVTDDVRRWKLRHRWLGVTGIAARALAISQAEAIRRIIFGITG; from the coding sequence ATGAACCAGCTTGTCGACCGCGTCGGCCATCTTGAGGCCTCCGCGATAACGATTGGGGAGGAGGTCTCCGAGATGAAGCTGGTGACCGATGACGTGAGGCGATGGAAGCTGAGGCATCGGTGGCTTGGAGTCACCGGAATTGCGGCCAGGGCGCTCGCGATAAGTCAGGCCGAGGCGATACGGCGGATCATCTTCGGGATCACGGGGTAA